The Vibrio tasmaniensis genome includes a region encoding these proteins:
- a CDS encoding NupC/NupG family nucleoside CNT transporter, whose amino-acid sequence MNILFGFVGVLALIACAYLLSESRSSINWKTVSRALLLQIGFAALVLYFPWGQLALTSLSNGVSSLLGFADAGIAFLFGDLATEGFIFAIRVLPIIIFFSALISALYYLGIMQKVIQILGGAVQKLLGTSKAESLVATGNIFLSQGESPLLIRPFLKSMTRSELFAVMAGGMASVAGSVLGGYAGLGVELKYLIAASFMAAPGSLLMAKIIVPERSTPSDYDHIELDKADQSNVIDALASGAMNGMKVAVAVGTMLIAFVSVIAMVNTGLESLGETFGFAGITLQAIFGYLFSPLAWLIGIPSDEVLMAGSYIGQKIVMNEFVAFIDFVENKALLSEHSQVIVTFALCGFANIGSIAIQLGSIGVMAPERRAEVANLGLKAVAAGTLANLMSACLAGIFILL is encoded by the coding sequence ATGAATATTCTATTTGGTTTTGTCGGTGTTCTTGCACTGATTGCTTGTGCGTACCTGCTATCTGAAAGTCGTTCTTCGATTAACTGGAAAACAGTCTCTCGTGCACTATTACTTCAAATCGGCTTCGCTGCTTTGGTGTTGTATTTCCCTTGGGGACAATTGGCGCTAACGAGCCTAAGTAATGGCGTTTCTAGCCTGCTTGGTTTTGCAGACGCTGGTATCGCATTCCTTTTCGGCGACCTTGCAACTGAAGGTTTCATTTTCGCGATACGCGTACTTCCAATCATTATCTTCTTCAGTGCTCTGATTTCTGCACTTTACTACCTCGGTATCATGCAAAAAGTGATTCAAATCTTGGGCGGAGCGGTGCAAAAACTGCTGGGCACCAGTAAAGCTGAATCCTTGGTAGCGACAGGTAATATCTTTCTTTCTCAGGGTGAGTCTCCTCTTCTTATTCGTCCGTTTTTAAAGTCTATGACTCGTTCGGAACTGTTTGCTGTAATGGCAGGTGGTATGGCGTCGGTAGCGGGTAGTGTGCTTGGTGGTTATGCTGGTTTAGGTGTTGAACTTAAATACCTTATCGCAGCAAGTTTCATGGCAGCTCCGGGTAGTCTGTTAATGGCGAAGATCATCGTTCCTGAGCGCAGCACACCAAGTGACTACGACCATATCGAACTCGATAAAGCTGACCAAAGCAACGTGATCGATGCACTGGCAAGCGGCGCGATGAACGGTATGAAAGTCGCGGTGGCTGTCGGTACTATGTTGATTGCATTCGTGAGTGTAATTGCGATGGTGAACACTGGCCTAGAAAGCTTAGGTGAGACGTTCGGTTTTGCCGGTATTACGCTGCAAGCTATCTTCGGTTACTTGTTCTCGCCTTTAGCATGGCTGATTGGTATCCCGAGTGATGAAGTCTTAATGGCGGGTTCTTACATTGGTCAGAAGATCGTAATGAACGAGTTTGTTGCTTTCATCGATTTCGTTGAGAACAAAGCGCTGTTATCTGAACATAGCCAAGTCATCGTGACGTTTGCTCTATGTGGCTTTGCTAACATTGGCTCTATCGCTATTCAGCTAGGTTCGATCGGTGTTATGGCACCAGAGCGTCGTGCTGAAGTGGCAAACTTAGGCTTGAAAGCAGTCGCTGCTGGTACGCTTGCAAACCTAATGAGTGCGTGTTTAGCGGGTATCTTCATCCTGCTTTAA
- a CDS encoding YajG family lipoprotein, which produces MTKLVSLLLATITLGLSGCATVLTPEQSAPQLSVVPQEKALTIAVIDKRPYVLDQDKEPKFEGIIRSSLGIPYSHNTATQQPMSQFLTDRLVAGLKKQQVMVDSVETTPNEDITKVAEQMKAFDNKSMMFVLNEWKYDFHAFTDNSWYNVNVIIYDEVGKKLLSKNFQGENDVPDGGVIINEMQLIYKQRFEEIFQDVEVKSALLN; this is translated from the coding sequence ATGACAAAACTCGTCAGTTTGCTCCTTGCCACAATCACGCTAGGGCTTTCAGGTTGTGCAACAGTATTAACTCCAGAACAGAGTGCGCCACAATTGAGTGTCGTACCTCAAGAAAAAGCACTGACTATTGCAGTGATTGATAAACGCCCATACGTTTTAGACCAAGATAAAGAGCCAAAGTTTGAGGGCATTATCCGTAGTTCTCTCGGTATTCCTTATTCACACAACACGGCGACACAACAGCCGATGTCTCAGTTTTTGACGGATAGACTTGTTGCGGGCTTAAAGAAGCAGCAAGTGATGGTGGACTCAGTCGAGACGACACCAAACGAAGACATCACTAAAGTCGCAGAGCAGATGAAAGCGTTCGACAATAAATCGATGATGTTCGTCTTGAATGAATGGAAATATGATTTCCATGCGTTTACGGATAACTCTTGGTACAACGTAAATGTGATTATTTACGACGAAGTAGGTAAGAAACTACTGAGCAAAAACTTCCAAGGCGAGAACGACGTGCCAGATGGTGGTGTGATCATTAATGAAATGCAGCTTATCTATAAACAACGTTTCGAAGAGATCTTCCAAGACGTTGAAGTGAAAAGTGCGTTGCTTAATTAA
- a CDS encoding PTS sugar transporter subunit IIB, protein MKKILVVCGNGLGTSLMMEMAVKEVAKKIGFEAEVDHEDLSSAASSNADIWVAATDVANQLKEGGKENIISLKNIFDKASIEEQLKTFM, encoded by the coding sequence ATGAAAAAGATTCTTGTAGTTTGCGGTAACGGCCTTGGTACTTCACTAATGATGGAAATGGCAGTGAAAGAAGTGGCTAAAAAAATCGGTTTCGAAGCGGAAGTTGATCACGAAGATCTATCATCTGCTGCATCAAGTAATGCGGATATTTGGGTAGCAGCAACAGACGTTGCAAACCAACTGAAAGAAGGCGGAAAAGAGAACATAATCAGCCTTAAGAATATTTTTGACAAAGCATCAATCGAAGAACAACTAAAAACTTTCATGTAA
- a CDS encoding PTS ascorbate transporter subunit IIC, whose translation MQNFFEFMLGLLKEPAIMVGLIAFIGLVAQKADISTILKGTIKTVMGFLILGFGAGALVGALNNFSVVFTEAFGVSGVIPNNEAIVALAQEAFGYEMALIMFFAFVVNILLARITPLKYIFLTGHHTMFMSMLVAVILSTANIEGTVLVAIGSIIVGTLMVVMPALGQKYTEKVMGTDQLAIGHFSTLSYIVSGFIGSKFGDTSKSTEDIQVPKSLMFLRDTPVAVATTMAIFFMLASIIAGGEFVETVSSGQNWVVFTFMQSLIFAGGVYIVLQGVKMLIAEIVPAFKGISDKLVPGAKPALDCPMVFPVAPNAVLIGFLCSFAAGLLAMAVQGALGWTIIVAGVVPHFFVGGAAGVYGNATGGLRGAILGSFTQGLCISFLPMLLLPVLGGLGLEATTFADFDFGVVGLILGWIVS comes from the coding sequence ATGCAGAACTTTTTCGAATTCATGCTCGGCTTATTAAAAGAGCCAGCAATCATGGTAGGCTTAATTGCTTTCATTGGCCTTGTTGCACAGAAAGCTGATATTTCCACCATTCTAAAAGGCACAATTAAAACCGTAATGGGTTTCCTAATTTTAGGTTTTGGTGCTGGCGCTCTTGTTGGCGCACTAAATAACTTCTCAGTTGTATTTACTGAAGCATTCGGCGTAAGTGGTGTTATTCCAAATAACGAAGCAATTGTTGCATTAGCACAAGAAGCATTCGGTTATGAAATGGCTCTAATTATGTTCTTCGCATTCGTTGTGAATATTTTATTGGCTCGTATTACTCCTTTAAAATATATTTTCTTAACGGGTCACCACACAATGTTCATGTCTATGCTAGTAGCGGTAATTCTGTCTACAGCAAACATTGAAGGCACAGTTCTAGTCGCAATCGGCTCTATCATTGTGGGTACATTAATGGTTGTGATGCCAGCGTTAGGCCAAAAGTACACTGAAAAAGTAATGGGTACTGATCAACTGGCTATTGGTCACTTCTCGACACTGTCTTACATCGTGTCTGGCTTCATTGGTAGCAAATTCGGTGACACATCAAAATCAACAGAAGACATCCAAGTTCCTAAAAGCTTAATGTTCCTGCGTGATACGCCAGTAGCCGTAGCAACAACAATGGCTATTTTCTTCATGCTTGCGTCTATTATTGCGGGCGGCGAGTTTGTAGAAACAGTATCAAGCGGTCAAAACTGGGTTGTATTTACCTTCATGCAATCTCTAATCTTTGCTGGTGGTGTTTACATCGTATTGCAAGGTGTGAAGATGCTAATTGCTGAAATCGTTCCTGCATTTAAAGGTATCTCTGACAAACTAGTACCAGGAGCAAAACCTGCTCTAGACTGCCCTATGGTATTCCCAGTAGCACCAAACGCGGTACTAATCGGTTTCCTTTGTTCTTTCGCGGCTGGCCTACTAGCAATGGCAGTTCAAGGCGCGCTTGGCTGGACAATCATTGTAGCGGGTGTGGTTCCACACTTCTTCGTAGGTGGTGCGGCAGGTGTTTACGGTAACGCGACTGGCGGTCTACGTGGTGCAATTCTAGGTTCATTCACGCAAGGTCTGTGCATCTCTTTCCTACCAATGCTACTACTTCCAGTACTAGGTGGTCTTGGGCTTGAAGCGACAACATTTGCTGACTTCGACTTCGGTGTTGTTGGTCTGATTCTAGGATGGATTGTTTCATGA
- a CDS encoding PTS sugar transporter subunit IIA: MSLFDLIGNQGVIINSEENLTVDAAIDLTCSTLLASKKIEASYVEAIKQKHKDIGAYYVLAPKIAMPHARPEDGVNEASLQVTVFKKGVDLESEDNGDVYLSITLAAMDSDSHIHTIMALSELFQNDDDIDAIIAAETEQEIIEILKRY, translated from the coding sequence ATGAGCCTATTCGATTTAATCGGTAACCAAGGCGTTATCATCAACTCTGAAGAGAACCTAACGGTTGATGCTGCGATTGATTTAACCTGTTCAACACTGTTAGCAAGCAAGAAAATTGAAGCAAGCTATGTTGAAGCTATCAAGCAAAAGCACAAAGACATCGGCGCGTACTATGTCCTAGCACCAAAGATTGCGATGCCTCATGCTCGTCCTGAAGATGGTGTGAACGAAGCATCACTGCAGGTAACAGTATTCAAAAAGGGTGTTGATTTAGAGTCGGAAGACAACGGTGACGTTTACCTTTCAATCACTCTGGCAGCGATGGACTCAGATAGCCATATCCATACTATTATGGCGCTATCAGAGTTGTTCCAAAATGATGATGACATTGATGCCATTATCGCAGCGGAAACAGAGCAAGAGATCATCGAGATCTTAAAGCGATACTAG
- a CDS encoding succinylglutamate desuccinylase/aspartoacylase family protein, whose translation MKTEYLGDVLQGRQVIGALNVEDLPIGEHQFWFQVTSDGLGQPKNMPVSVFKGSQDGPKLMITAGIHGDELNGVLAAQQIIRDLVGKTLKGTVTVVPTVNLSGLLNHSRDFISSDPGSCPANLNRLFPGDAHGLAAERFVASLWDRLLKHNATFAVDLHTQTRGAVYPLYVFADYRVEQCLEMARLMQPDCVLNDPGDPGILETVWNRSGIPSITVEVGMGKFTQPDMIQRAVDGVFNILSYYEMLDAEGLRDKKPLPSIDWIEGNNVVSIRADIGGFVLPQVELLQHVEQDDLLAIQYDAFGNECRRYHAPSAGRVLSYNVDALREPGALVCRLLS comes from the coding sequence ATGAAAACAGAGTACTTAGGCGATGTTTTACAAGGTAGGCAGGTTATTGGCGCCTTAAATGTTGAAGACTTACCGATTGGAGAGCATCAGTTTTGGTTTCAAGTAACCAGTGATGGGTTAGGGCAACCTAAAAACATGCCGGTTTCTGTTTTCAAAGGCAGTCAAGACGGCCCGAAGTTGATGATCACTGCCGGGATTCACGGTGATGAGCTCAACGGTGTGCTGGCTGCTCAGCAAATTATCCGAGATTTAGTAGGCAAAACATTAAAAGGCACGGTAACAGTTGTACCAACTGTGAATTTGTCTGGCTTGCTTAACCACAGCCGCGATTTTATCTCTTCGGATCCGGGCTCTTGCCCTGCCAACCTTAATCGACTCTTTCCGGGGGATGCACACGGCTTAGCCGCGGAGCGATTCGTCGCATCTTTGTGGGATCGCTTACTCAAACACAACGCGACATTTGCTGTTGATCTGCATACCCAAACTCGTGGTGCGGTGTATCCACTTTATGTGTTTGCTGATTACCGAGTAGAACAATGTTTGGAGATGGCGAGGTTAATGCAGCCCGATTGTGTTCTTAATGATCCCGGCGATCCGGGTATTCTTGAAACTGTCTGGAATCGAAGTGGAATTCCGAGCATTACAGTGGAAGTCGGGATGGGGAAATTTACTCAACCTGACATGATTCAACGAGCCGTAGATGGTGTTTTTAATATTCTTTCTTACTACGAGATGCTTGATGCTGAAGGTTTACGAGACAAAAAGCCACTGCCGAGTATAGATTGGATAGAGGGTAATAATGTGGTGTCTATCCGCGCTGATATTGGTGGCTTTGTGCTGCCTCAGGTCGAACTTTTACAACACGTAGAGCAAGATGATCTTTTGGCGATTCAATACGACGCTTTTGGTAACGAATGTCGTCGTTATCATGCGCCGTCTGCCGGGCGTGTACTTAGCTATAACGTGGATGCATTAAGGGAGCCAGGGGCTCTTGTCTGTCGATTATTGAGTTGA
- a CDS encoding porin, producing the protein MKKAVLASAVVAALVSGSSLAATVYSSDGTELKIGGRAEFRGDFIGSGGAEVEGSMKDKTRFRLNLGGKTELTDTATAFGFYEAEQDTGSDKFENRYMYAGVDFDGQAISVGRQDMASVIVSDFTDITEFSGVQQAFGAASDKEDGVFAYRGGFDALQLEATYQTNSKKDSDGYGISGVYSLPMGLDLGLAYSGEDLGENKGSADQILAGLAYSLDNLYLAATYSTGDLDDKATGTDAKSFTAMEFAAQYKFTKQVSAAVVYTYQEDEINSGAKVDAVDGIELAGYYKLNSNFRTYLSYYVNGLDEVKNAKGIVTAGEDTLRLGVRYDF; encoded by the coding sequence ATGAAAAAGGCAGTTCTAGCTTCTGCAGTGGTAGCGGCACTAGTTTCAGGTTCATCGTTAGCAGCAACGGTTTACAGCTCTGATGGTACAGAACTTAAAATTGGCGGTCGCGCAGAATTCCGTGGTGATTTCATTGGTTCCGGTGGTGCTGAAGTTGAAGGTTCAATGAAAGATAAAACTCGTTTCCGTTTAAACCTTGGTGGTAAAACAGAACTTACAGATACTGCAACGGCATTCGGTTTCTACGAAGCTGAGCAAGACACAGGTTCTGATAAGTTTGAAAACCGTTACATGTACGCAGGTGTTGATTTTGACGGTCAAGCCATTTCTGTCGGTCGCCAAGATATGGCTTCAGTTATCGTATCTGACTTTACGGATATCACTGAGTTTTCTGGTGTGCAGCAAGCATTCGGTGCAGCTTCTGATAAAGAAGATGGCGTATTTGCATACCGTGGCGGTTTTGATGCTCTGCAACTAGAAGCCACTTACCAAACCAACAGCAAAAAAGACTCTGACGGCTACGGCATTTCAGGTGTTTACTCACTGCCAATGGGCTTAGATCTTGGCCTAGCCTACTCAGGTGAAGACCTAGGGGAAAATAAAGGTAGCGCAGACCAAATCCTTGCCGGCCTAGCGTATTCTCTAGACAACCTGTACTTAGCTGCGACTTATTCAACAGGCGACCTAGATGATAAAGCGACAGGTACCGATGCTAAGTCATTCACTGCTATGGAGTTTGCAGCGCAATACAAATTCACCAAGCAAGTATCTGCTGCAGTCGTATATACTTACCAGGAAGATGAAATCAACAGCGGAGCAAAAGTAGACGCTGTCGACGGTATTGAATTAGCCGGTTACTACAAACTAAACAGCAATTTCCGCACATACCTTTCTTACTACGTTAATGGTTTAGACGAAGTTAAAAATGCAAAAGGTATCGTGACAGCTGGTGAAGACACACTTCGCCTAGGTGTACGCTACGATTTCTAA
- a CDS encoding DMT family transporter → MSQHHPIQGASWMLTAGLAFAVINSLTQVASIHFGLTSTTVAVIQYAIALFAILPYLKTLGIRRALKTDNLKLHVFRVFLSVIGIQLWIWALAYPVPIWQGIALLMTSPLFATIGSGLFLKEKVGAARWGATLAGFAGAMVILEPWAEDFNWATLLPVGAAFFWACYSLMVKKLSSQDSPSTMVVYLLLLITPFNILLAAPDWQTPSGGTIWAILIVIGVMTALAQWAIVKAYSVADASFVQPFDHAKLPLNVLAGWVVFSWVPPGRLWLGAAIIIASVAFITHWETKKPAKIKKV, encoded by the coding sequence ATGTCACAACACCATCCGATCCAAGGCGCTAGCTGGATGCTAACCGCAGGCTTAGCCTTTGCCGTTATTAATAGCCTGACTCAAGTCGCTAGCATTCATTTCGGACTTACTTCTACCACCGTTGCCGTCATTCAATACGCCATCGCGTTGTTCGCTATTCTTCCTTACCTGAAAACGCTGGGCATTCGCCGCGCGCTAAAAACCGACAACCTAAAGTTACACGTATTCCGTGTCTTCTTATCTGTTATTGGTATTCAACTTTGGATATGGGCATTGGCTTACCCAGTACCTATTTGGCAAGGCATTGCCCTTCTCATGACGTCGCCATTGTTTGCAACCATAGGCTCAGGACTTTTCCTCAAAGAGAAAGTTGGGGCAGCTCGCTGGGGCGCGACCTTAGCCGGCTTCGCTGGTGCTATGGTGATTCTAGAGCCGTGGGCAGAAGACTTTAACTGGGCAACACTGCTACCGGTTGGCGCGGCTTTCTTCTGGGCATGCTACTCACTCATGGTGAAAAAACTCTCTTCGCAAGACAGCCCTTCAACCATGGTGGTGTACTTGCTGCTATTGATCACACCATTTAACATCCTGCTTGCCGCCCCAGATTGGCAGACTCCAAGCGGCGGTACAATTTGGGCTATCTTGATTGTTATCGGTGTTATGACGGCACTCGCTCAATGGGCAATTGTAAAAGCCTACTCAGTTGCTGATGCTTCGTTTGTGCAACCTTTTGACCACGCGAAATTACCGTTAAATGTTCTAGCTGGTTGGGTTGTATTTAGTTGGGTTCCACCGGGTCGTTTATGGCTAGGGGCTGCTATTATTATTGCGTCAGTTGCATTTATTACCCATTGGGAAACGAAAAAACCGGCGAAAATAAAGAAAGTTTAG
- a CDS encoding glutaredoxin domain-containing protein yields the protein MKKAVKITLYRWAGSWGPFKVNIPCGECTLTKDILKDTFENELSDVDVELEVKDWLSHWWEPLKLGSWHAPILVVEGKVVSQGEALNRGVLVQSVIKEWTKRDNLKGNIVYGKATCPFCVKAKKMLDEAGVEYQYHDVVKDSAALYRMIPEVKAHIGEKTPVTVPQIWLDGKYIGGADNLEAWMKENGLDTIPNNVVDLSNQSTG from the coding sequence ATGAAGAAAGCAGTCAAGATTACACTATACCGTTGGGCAGGCAGCTGGGGTCCATTTAAAGTTAACATTCCATGTGGAGAATGCACCCTTACCAAAGACATTCTTAAGGATACTTTTGAGAATGAGTTATCAGATGTCGATGTTGAACTGGAAGTGAAAGATTGGTTATCTCACTGGTGGGAGCCGCTAAAACTGGGTTCTTGGCATGCTCCTATCCTTGTTGTTGAAGGCAAGGTAGTCAGCCAAGGTGAAGCGCTTAATCGCGGTGTTTTGGTTCAATCTGTAATTAAAGAATGGACCAAACGAGACAACCTAAAAGGCAACATTGTTTACGGAAAAGCGACCTGCCCATTCTGCGTTAAGGCCAAGAAAATGCTTGATGAAGCGGGTGTTGAATATCAATACCACGATGTCGTAAAAGACAGCGCAGCTTTGTATCGTATGATTCCAGAGGTAAAAGCGCACATTGGTGAGAAAACACCAGTAACAGTTCCTCAGATTTGGCTTGATGGTAAATACATTGGTGGAGCTGACAACTTAGAAGCGTGGATGAAAGAGAACGGTTTAGATACCATCCCGAATAATGTTGTCGACCTATCCAACCAATCGACAGGCTGA
- a CDS encoding multidrug effflux MFS transporter, producing the protein MSQSTFKKTPLLLAMMIIATGQVGVSIYLPSLPLIASDLSVTQVDVQLLVTLFLVGFGLSQLFYGPMSDAVGRRPIFLLGQGVYLIGTVVCVVFSDNMTALEVGRLLQGLGAGSASVLGRSVLRDSYDGLQLTKALSYISVTASIMPIIAPVFGGWISFHLGWQAVFLFVLVYLLAIFTLGYFVLHETLPYGKSRFEVSQVVKNYGRLLTNRQVLTSASYNWMSYMASLVSLSLFPFLMQEQLGLTAAEYGSLMIVPSAGLLIGSVALNLLNRRFSTPQLMSLAILIILASGTWLLTHELSIFNLVWAFTWLAIAQGISFPLSISMLLEPHKKKAGAVSALSGSIQMCLAGLLGGYLVESWVTTHLQLGVFYLIIGACMATVLWSSTRMNKKATATEVEYS; encoded by the coding sequence TTGAGCCAATCGACCTTTAAAAAAACACCGCTACTCTTAGCCATGATGATCATAGCTACAGGACAGGTAGGGGTGAGTATCTATTTACCATCATTGCCGCTAATTGCTTCAGACTTAAGTGTGACTCAGGTAGATGTACAGCTGCTCGTTACGCTGTTTCTTGTGGGTTTTGGCTTGTCTCAGCTATTTTACGGGCCGATGTCCGATGCCGTGGGGAGAAGACCTATCTTCTTGTTAGGTCAGGGTGTTTATTTGATTGGTACTGTTGTTTGTGTTGTTTTTTCCGACAACATGACGGCGTTAGAGGTTGGTCGCTTGTTGCAAGGTTTAGGGGCGGGTAGTGCCTCGGTTCTTGGGCGAAGTGTGCTGCGCGACAGTTATGATGGCCTTCAACTGACCAAAGCGTTGTCTTATATTTCGGTCACCGCTTCGATCATGCCGATTATTGCGCCCGTGTTTGGTGGTTGGATCTCGTTCCACCTCGGTTGGCAGGCGGTGTTCCTGTTTGTTCTTGTGTATTTACTGGCGATATTCACTCTCGGCTACTTTGTTCTTCATGAAACTTTACCATACGGAAAGAGCCGCTTTGAAGTCAGTCAAGTGGTCAAGAACTACGGCCGTTTGTTGACGAATCGCCAAGTGTTGACCAGTGCCAGTTATAATTGGATGAGTTACATGGCGAGTTTGGTGTCGCTATCACTGTTTCCATTCTTAATGCAAGAGCAATTGGGGCTGACAGCCGCTGAATACGGATCGTTGATGATAGTCCCTTCGGCTGGCTTACTGATTGGTAGCGTGGCTTTGAACTTGCTCAATCGTAGGTTTAGTACACCACAATTGATGAGTCTTGCGATTTTGATCATTTTAGCTTCAGGGACTTGGTTACTTACTCATGAGTTATCCATCTTTAACTTAGTGTGGGCATTTACGTGGCTAGCTATCGCTCAAGGTATCTCCTTCCCTCTATCGATCAGTATGCTATTAGAACCTCATAAGAAGAAAGCGGGCGCAGTGTCGGCACTGTCAGGTTCAATTCAGATGTGTTTGGCGGGTTTACTTGGTGGATATCTAGTCGAGAGTTGGGTGACGACTCACCTACAGCTCGGCGTGTTTTATCTGATTATTGGTGCTTGCATGGCTACAGTACTTTGGTCTTCAACGAGAATGAACAAGAAAGCCACGGCTACCGAAGTTGAGTACAGTTAA
- a CDS encoding LysR family transcriptional regulator, translating to MDWILNVKSYVKVVEEGSFNGAARKLNTTSSAISKRVNWLEERIGTQLLKRTTRSISQTEAGALFYLRAKDQLDNWQSIIDETRSVNQTPAGLLKIGATIAVGSKFLVQYMDDFLEKYPDIKVQLITTTPGQLPELGLDLVISRELEQLNSLSFKKTPLFEHKASFYAAPSYLAKHGYPINEQDLEQHNSLIWGERPIREVTLTKGQRITLNGNFATTNPEALFHAAKRGMGVLLTIKAMIKEDLKQGTLVPVLPNITADEVMVYAYYPKLDYSHTRTKLFLDHLKDRLDKERNSQVL from the coding sequence ATGGATTGGATTCTTAACGTAAAAAGTTATGTAAAAGTGGTGGAAGAAGGCAGCTTCAATGGCGCAGCACGTAAACTCAATACCACCAGCTCAGCGATCAGCAAAAGAGTGAACTGGTTAGAAGAACGTATCGGCACTCAACTATTAAAGCGCACCACGCGCTCAATCAGCCAAACCGAAGCGGGGGCTCTCTTTTATCTGCGAGCCAAGGATCAGCTCGATAATTGGCAATCGATTATTGATGAAACCCGATCGGTTAACCAAACGCCTGCGGGTCTACTAAAGATAGGCGCAACCATTGCTGTTGGTTCTAAGTTTCTCGTGCAATACATGGACGACTTCTTAGAAAAGTATCCAGACATTAAAGTACAGCTTATCACCACCACGCCAGGTCAATTACCTGAGCTTGGCTTGGACCTGGTGATCAGTCGTGAACTAGAACAACTCAACTCGTTAAGCTTCAAGAAAACACCGCTGTTTGAACATAAAGCCAGCTTTTATGCCGCCCCCAGTTACTTGGCTAAACATGGTTATCCCATCAACGAGCAAGACTTAGAACAACACAACTCCTTAATATGGGGAGAGCGTCCTATTCGTGAAGTCACGCTAACTAAAGGACAGCGCATCACTTTGAACGGTAACTTTGCGACCACCAACCCTGAGGCTTTGTTTCATGCCGCGAAGCGAGGAATGGGCGTACTGTTAACCATCAAAGCAATGATCAAAGAGGATCTTAAACAAGGGACACTGGTTCCAGTATTACCAAATATAACAGCTGACGAAGTGATGGTTTACGCGTACTACCCTAAGCTTGACTACTCACATACACGAACCAAGCTATTTTTAGACCACCTAAAAGATAGGCTAGACAAAGAAAGAAATAGTCAAGTTTTGTGA